A genomic stretch from Lathyrus oleraceus cultivar Zhongwan6 chromosome 2, CAAS_Psat_ZW6_1.0, whole genome shotgun sequence includes:
- the LOC127122198 gene encoding uncharacterized protein LOC127122198, whose protein sequence is MSQHQDTSASKNTKSTPKVSAPPMGVPDDEILDVAPLSVIPGANIDLNQPISIDASASACSNQGNLSSIPSSSTPVTKNKEGTHYTDRVIRDLVTRILNEGHPVKGVSTPLAQMYPSPEVEQPSGKGDDSSSSEKDLVAKGLRSLGKTVSEKGKSRASNTANAPHSEKHDDVNVVIDLEDGSSDDQEESLTHHIKPSVAKRLKTHKGKSVAELMSARKAKKTVGIGPSKSWSKVEIKKKKVRDDSEPEEDVEEDVPDISPAKKTIVRKSPIKVPAVHLDNISFHLEDEAAKWKFVIQRRVAVERELGKDAADAKEVIDLIKADGLLKTVVGFSQCYEGLVKEFIINIPENISNKNGKEFCKVYVRGKCITFSPTVINNFLGRNNEGAGELEVIDNQHLQAGKLTVKYVILHKIGAANWVPTNHISTIANTLRRFVFVVGTKVKFDYGRFMFDQIIKHATTNAVKLPIAFPSMICGIILNQHHGILCSNDLPSRRTPTLSMHYKLFEGSNVEDIVMTSAMKRSVSKVGAITELKETCKELGEGIMVATARKQSLEALIASLEQVKGENVEHANVSHEEEVEAHTSSERSANNDDANGNSASSADEEVANSSSTD, encoded by the exons atgtcacaacatcaagaTACATCTGCTTCAAAAAATACTAAGTCTACTCCAAAAGTTAGTGCTCCTCCCATGGGCGTCCCTGATGATGAGATTCTGGATGTTGCTCCTCTCTCTGTTATTCCTGGCGCGAACATTGATTTGAACCAACCCATCTCCATTGATGCCTCCGCTTCTGCATGTTCCAATCAAGGTAATCTCTCTAGTATTCCTTCTAGTTCAACTCCTGTCACTAAGAATAAGGAAGGAACACACTATACTGATCGTGTTATAAGAGACCTAGTTACTAGAATTCTTAATGAAGGCCACCCTGTGAAGGGAGTTTCTACTCCCCTTGCTCAAATGTAtccctctcctgaggttgaacaACCTAGTGGTAAGGGTGATGATTCCTCCAGTTCTGAAAAGGACTTGGTTGCTAAAGGGTTGCGCTCTCTAGGGAAAACCGTGTCTGAAAAAGGGAAATCTAGGGCCTCTAACACTGCTAATGCTCCCCACTCTGAGAAGCATGATGATGTAAATGTTGTGATTGATCTGGAGGATGGTAGCTCTGATGATCAAGAGGAAAGCTTGACTCATCACATAAAACCAAGTGTGGCTAAACGCCTGAAGACTCACAAAGGAAAATCTGTGGCTGAACTTATGTCAGCTAGAAAAGCTAAGAAGACTGTCGGTATTGGTccctccaaatcatggagcaAGGTTGAAATAAAGAAGAAGAAGGTCAGAGATGATTCTGAGCCTGAAgaggatgttgaggaagatgtccctgacatctctcctgCAAAGAAAACTATTGTTAGGAAGTCTCCTATTAAAGTACCTGCTGTTCATTTGGATAACATCTCCTTCCATCTTGAGGATGAAGCTGCTaagtggaaatttgtgattcaGAGAAGGGTAGCTGTGGAAAGGGAATTGGGAAAAGATGCTGCTGATGCCAAGGAGGTCATAGACCTGATAAAAGCTGATGGGCTTTTAAAGACTGTTGTTGGGTTCTCTCAATGCTACGAAGGTTTGGTAAAGGAATTTATTATTAACATCCCTGAGAATATTTCTAATAAGAACGGCAAGGAGTTCTGCAAGGTGTATGTGAGGGGTAAGTGCATAACATTCTCTCCTACTGTTATTAATAACTTTCTAGGCAGAAACAATGAGGGTGCAGGAGAATTAGAAGTTATAGACAATCAG CATCTTCAAGCTGGGAAGTTGACTGTCAAGTATGTTATCCTGCATAAAATAGGAGCTGCTAACTGGGTCCCTACCAACCATATCTCCACCATTGCTAATACTCTTAGGAGGTTTGTTTTTGTTGTTGGGACAAAAGTGAaatttgactatggtagatttatgtttgatCAAATCATCAAGCATGCAACTACCAATGCAGTTAAGTTGCCTATTGCTTTTCCCTCTATGATCTGTGGAATTATCTTGAATCAACATCATGGTATCCTGTGCTCTAATGACTTACCTAGTAGGAGAACACCAACTCTGTCTATGCACTACAAACTCTTTGAAGGCAGTAATGTCGaggatattgtcatgacatctgccatgAAGAGGTCAGTCTCAAAAGTTGGAGCAATTACTGAGCTTAAGGAGACATGTAAAGAGCTAGGTGAAGGGATTATGGTAGCCACAGCTAGAAAACAATCTTTAGAAGCcttgattgcaagcttggagcagGTTAAGGGTGAAAATGTTGAACATGCTAATGTCAGCCATGAAGAAGAAGttgaagcccacacctctagtgagaggtcgGCTAACAATGATGATGCAAATGGCAATTCTGCTTCAAGTGCTGATGAAGAGGTTGCAAACTCAAGCTCTACTGATTAG